In Candidatus Didemnitutus sp., a genomic segment contains:
- a CDS encoding response regulator transcription factor, translating into MLSRQTLARALLRTALGEFGAARCLGEFVSVSDVVAAGHASDLLIVDCDTCPLSAREAEKLIRSHCMRRVIFITDVSGGYHLHVLLRYGFHGLLHKRDTVEEFRAGLAAVLRGNFYVSAQVDARERFYFARVLSEREVEVMRVMVLQPGIKNAAKSLAMSAATLRTHRRNVFAKLEIKSQTELIAFAARVGLVSLDEVGNLMRRAEIMSIDRIDRRQHRNGESATTGLRRMGSG; encoded by the coding sequence TTGCTATCGCGGCAAACGCTCGCGCGTGCGTTGCTGAGAACCGCTCTGGGAGAGTTCGGTGCGGCGAGATGCCTTGGCGAGTTCGTCTCGGTCTCGGACGTCGTCGCGGCCGGTCATGCGAGTGATCTGCTGATCGTAGATTGCGACACCTGCCCGCTCTCCGCGCGAGAGGCGGAGAAGCTGATCCGCTCGCATTGCATGCGTCGCGTGATCTTCATTACCGACGTCTCGGGCGGGTATCACTTGCACGTTCTGTTGCGTTACGGATTTCACGGCCTCCTGCACAAACGCGATACGGTGGAGGAGTTCCGTGCGGGTTTGGCGGCCGTCCTGCGGGGCAATTTCTACGTCAGCGCGCAGGTGGACGCACGGGAACGTTTCTATTTCGCCCGCGTGTTGTCCGAACGCGAAGTGGAGGTGATGCGTGTGATGGTGCTGCAACCCGGGATCAAGAACGCCGCGAAGTCTCTCGCGATGAGTGCGGCGACGCTGCGAACGCATCGGCGTAACGTGTTCGCCAAACTCGAAATCAAGTCGCAGACCGAACTCATCGCGTTTGCCGCACGAGTCGGGTTGGTTTCGCTCGATGAGGTGGGCAATTTGATGCGCCGCGCCGAGATCATGTCGATCGATCGAATCGATCGGCGGCAGCACCGGAACGGTGAAAGCGCGACTACCGGCCTGCGGCGGATGGGGTCCGGCTAG
- a CDS encoding MFS transporter, with the protein MSDATRQALHAAAATDPRSRFRWVVCALLFFVTANNYMDRQVFGVVGPELIKIFGWTPQQYTDVVFWFQVAYGIGFLLAGRVLDLVGTRLGLAVSVCIWSVAAALHGAMGSLGGFKFARFLLGLSEPSHMPAAIKVVAEWFPRSERALATGIYKAGSNVGAITVPLLVPWLFHEFGWRATFLLTASTGFVWLVFWWKYYAHPRESARVSATELAHIESDPIPPPPPKMSWRRLLGRRETWAYMNFKFMTDAMWHWYGAMFPLYLAQHFGLKLKQFGLPLIVIYVIADIGSVGGGWMSSHLIKRGRSVTFARKLAMFVCCAATIPVMLVGVSDNLWLVILLVGVAHAAHQGLTANLFTTVSDLFPRNAVGTVVGLGGTAGQIGAALMTLVTGWALATWGTFTMLFFVAGSTYVVAWLIFHWVVPRLEPLEFARSPDE; encoded by the coding sequence GTGAGTGACGCGACCCGTCAGGCGCTGCACGCGGCGGCGGCAACGGATCCGCGCTCGCGTTTCCGCTGGGTGGTCTGCGCGCTGCTGTTCTTCGTCACGGCGAACAACTACATGGATCGGCAGGTTTTCGGCGTCGTCGGGCCGGAGCTGATCAAGATCTTCGGGTGGACGCCGCAGCAATACACCGACGTGGTGTTCTGGTTTCAGGTGGCTTACGGCATCGGGTTTTTGCTGGCGGGGCGGGTGCTCGATCTCGTCGGCACGCGCCTCGGCCTCGCGGTTTCCGTGTGCATTTGGAGCGTGGCGGCAGCGTTGCATGGCGCGATGGGCTCGCTCGGCGGATTCAAATTCGCGCGCTTCCTGCTCGGCCTTAGCGAGCCGAGCCACATGCCGGCGGCGATCAAGGTCGTGGCGGAGTGGTTCCCCCGCTCCGAGCGGGCACTGGCGACCGGCATCTACAAGGCAGGGTCCAACGTCGGAGCGATCACCGTGCCGCTGCTCGTGCCATGGCTCTTCCACGAGTTCGGCTGGCGCGCGACGTTTCTGCTCACGGCGTCGACCGGTTTCGTTTGGCTCGTTTTCTGGTGGAAATATTACGCGCACCCGCGCGAAAGCGCGCGTGTCTCCGCGACGGAACTGGCGCACATTGAAAGCGACCCGATTCCGCCGCCGCCGCCGAAGATGTCCTGGCGCCGCCTCCTGGGCCGGCGCGAGACGTGGGCCTACATGAATTTCAAATTCATGACCGATGCGATGTGGCATTGGTATGGCGCGATGTTTCCCCTGTATCTCGCGCAGCACTTCGGGCTGAAGCTGAAGCAATTTGGACTGCCGCTCATTGTCATCTACGTCATCGCGGATATCGGGAGCGTGGGCGGTGGGTGGATGTCCTCGCACCTGATCAAGCGGGGGCGGTCGGTCACTTTCGCGCGCAAGCTCGCGATGTTCGTCTGCTGTGCGGCGACGATTCCAGTCATGCTGGTCGGCGTCTCGGATAACCTGTGGCTGGTCATCTTGCTCGTCGGAGTGGCGCATGCCGCGCATCAAGGTCTCACGGCGAATCTCTTTACGACCGTGTCGGATTTGTTTCCGCGCAATGCGGTGGGCACGGTCGTCGGACTGGGCGGCACCGCCGGCCAGATCGGCGCGGCGCTGATGACCCTCGTGACGGGTTGGGCGCTCGCGACGTGGGGCACCTTCACGATGCTCTTTTTCGTCGCCGGTTCGACCTACGTCGTCGCGTGGCTGATTTTTCACTGGGTGGTCCCACGGCTGGAGCCGCTGGAATTTGCCCGCTCGCCTGACGAGTAG
- a CDS encoding response regulator transcription factor, which produces MSFTFVMVSRATLWRQLLRDKIESDLSARCLADCGHFDELRVDLESVDLAIFDADDGIGPAIALGHALTPARSIRHCCFLTSTRGSFLAYHLFQDEKLRGIVHTADTVAEVLRAIGDIANGAHRLSSRIDQRERRYFGALLSPRETELAEAFAYGASNEVLAARFGLSPETVRTHRRNLFRKLDAHNQTDLIRFALGSGLVATREFVDGGRHP; this is translated from the coding sequence ATGTCCTTCACGTTTGTGATGGTCTCACGGGCGACGCTCTGGCGTCAGCTCCTCCGCGACAAGATCGAGTCCGATCTGTCCGCCCGCTGCCTCGCCGATTGCGGGCATTTCGACGAACTCAGAGTCGATCTCGAATCAGTCGACCTCGCCATTTTCGACGCCGATGACGGCATCGGTCCGGCGATCGCTCTTGGCCACGCCCTTACTCCCGCCCGCTCCATCCGCCATTGCTGTTTTCTGACGTCCACGCGCGGGTCGTTTCTCGCCTACCATCTTTTCCAAGATGAAAAATTGCGCGGAATCGTGCATACCGCCGACACGGTCGCGGAAGTCCTGCGTGCGATCGGTGATATAGCAAACGGCGCCCACCGTCTATCCTCTCGCATCGATCAGAGGGAGCGGCGGTATTTCGGAGCGCTGCTCTCGCCGCGCGAAACGGAACTCGCGGAGGCTTTTGCATATGGAGCGTCGAATGAAGTTCTCGCGGCCCGCTTCGGCTTGTCACCGGAAACCGTGCGCACCCATCGGCGGAACCTGTTCCGAAAATTGGACGCCCACAACCAGACCGATCTCATCCGCTTCGCTTTGGGTTCCGGACTGGTCGCGACCCGTGAATTCGTGGACGGGGGACGGCACCCATGA
- a CDS encoding zeta toxin family protein has translation MRRLVMLAGPNGAGKSTYYRTFLSSSGLPFINADELVARLHVAVEEAATYADKVRAEMLAAGESFITETVFSDPVGAKLDFLRKAIAVGYRVELHFIGISGADLSEVRVAVRVMQGGHDVPTERLARRYDQSLKNLLAALAFVPSVRVFDNSSQEHPYRLVLRAENGKVVERPKPTPDWLARALR, from the coding sequence GTGCGCCGCCTCGTCATGTTGGCCGGACCGAACGGTGCCGGCAAGTCGACCTACTACCGGACGTTCCTGAGCAGCTCAGGGCTTCCGTTCATCAACGCTGACGAATTGGTGGCGCGCCTGCACGTTGCTGTCGAAGAAGCGGCGACCTATGCCGACAAGGTGCGCGCAGAGATGCTCGCCGCGGGCGAGTCGTTCATCACCGAGACCGTGTTTTCAGATCCGGTTGGAGCGAAGCTCGATTTCCTACGAAAAGCGATCGCGGTCGGTTACCGGGTGGAACTTCACTTCATCGGGATATCGGGTGCCGATCTCTCGGAGGTGCGCGTGGCAGTCCGCGTGATGCAGGGTGGCCACGATGTGCCGACCGAGCGACTGGCCAGGCGCTACGATCAGTCGCTCAAGAATCTGTTGGCGGCTCTCGCGTTCGTTCCAAGCGTGCGCGTCTTCGACAACTCGTCGCAGGAGCACCCTTATCGATTGGTCCTGCGCGCCGAAAACGGCAAAGTAGTCGAGCGTCCGAAGCCGACCCCGGACTGGCTCGCACGCGCGTTGAGGTGA
- a CDS encoding helix-turn-helix domain-containing protein gives MARPASDAPAGYATASGTGLVLTAGRPEEIVAFDAQVVDFFVSAADVLGVPKSVAAIYGIVFASPQPLSFAEIEARLDISKGSISQGLRVLREVGALKEVSTPVNRAELFTPDLELRKLVARFLENRLGKQLSAGSSKLAALSKLVPEANGEAVELRKRLKSLSDWNSKARALLPVARTFLKLGS, from the coding sequence ATGGCTCGCCCCGCGTCTGACGCACCCGCAGGATACGCCACCGCGTCCGGAACTGGACTGGTGCTGACGGCTGGCCGTCCCGAGGAAATCGTCGCGTTCGACGCGCAGGTGGTGGACTTCTTCGTGAGTGCCGCCGACGTGCTTGGGGTGCCCAAATCCGTCGCGGCGATCTACGGCATCGTCTTCGCCTCGCCGCAGCCCCTGAGCTTTGCCGAAATTGAGGCGCGTTTGGACATCAGCAAGGGCTCGATCAGCCAGGGGTTGCGGGTGTTGCGCGAAGTGGGGGCGCTGAAGGAAGTCTCTACGCCGGTGAATCGCGCCGAGTTGTTCACGCCCGACTTGGAACTGCGAAAGCTGGTCGCGCGCTTTCTCGAGAATCGTTTGGGAAAGCAGCTCTCGGCCGGCAGCTCCAAGCTCGCGGCGCTCTCTAAGCTTGTGCCTGAAGCGAATGGCGAGGCTGTAGAATTGAGAAAGCGCCTCAAATCCCTTTCCGATTGGAATTCCAAGGCGCGTGCCTTGCTCCCTGTCGCTCGCACGTTTTTGAAACTGGGCTCCTAG